The following are encoded together in the Phlebotomus papatasi isolate M1 unplaced genomic scaffold, Ppap_2.1 HiC_scaffold_574, whole genome shotgun sequence genome:
- the LOC129809291 gene encoding LOW QUALITY PROTEIN: T-complex protein 1 subunit zeta-like (The sequence of the model RefSeq protein was modified relative to this genomic sequence to represent the inferred CDS: inserted 1 base in 1 codon; deleted 3 bases in 3 codons) — protein sequence MAAISLLNPKAEFARAAQALGINISAAKGLQEVMKPNLGPEGTLKMLVSGAGDIKITKDGNVLLHEMQIQHPTASLIARASTAQDDMTGDGTTSTVLLIGELLKQAEIFVAEGLHPRMITEGFEKARDRTLEVLDALKIPVAIDRKGLTDVARTALATKVRADLAEVLTDVCVGAVLAIKGSEDKPVDLHMIELMEMQHKSATDTQLIEGLVLDHGARHPDMPKRLENAYILTCNVSLEYEKSEVNSGFFYKTAGDREKFVQAEREFIELRCKKIIELKKKVCDGTDKTFVVINQKGIDPMSLDMLAKEGILALRRAKRRNMERLALACGGSAMNSVEDLQESHLGYAGLVYEHVLGEDKYTFVEKCKNPQSVTILMKAPNKYTLTQIKDAVRDGLRAINNTIDDKCLIPGAGAFEIRAYNELMKFKDTVKGKSRLGVQAFAEALLVIPKTLALNSGYDAQDTIVKLQEEDRLNPDPVGFDIFTGEPMKXVDLGVYDNYVVKRQIIRSCSVIASNLLLVDEIMRAGMTSLKG from the exons ATGGCTGCTATTAGTTTGCTGAATCCCAAGGCAGAATTTGCCCGTGCTGCCCAAGCGCTGGGCATCAATATCTCAGCGGCAAAGGGGCTCCAAGAGGTCATGAAACCTAACCTCGGACCAGAGGGCACCCTGAAAAT gttAGTTTCGGGAGCTGGGGACATAAAGATCACGAAAGATGGGAATGTCTTGCTCCATGAGATGCAAATTCAGCATCCCACGGCATCTCTCATTGCCAGGGCTAGTACAGCTCAGGATGACATGACTGGGGATGGGACAACATCGACAGTTTTGTTGATTGGGGAACTTCTGAAGCAAGCTGAGATTTTTGTAGCTGAGGGATTGCATCCCAGAATGATTACTGAGGGT TTTGAGAAGGCACGGGATCGTACCCTTGAAGTGCTCGATGCTCTTAAAATCCCAGTGGCGATTGACAGAAAGGGATTGACCGATGTGGCCAGAACAGCTCTGGCCACAAAGGTTCGGGCAGATCTGGCTGAGGTGCTTACAGATGTCTGTGTGGGGGCTGTTTTGGCCATTAAGGGGTCTGAGGATAAGCCTGTGGATCTCCACATGATCGAATTGATGGAGATGCAGCACAAATCAGCCACAGATACTCAATTAATTGAGGGTTTGGTGCTGGATCACGGTGCTCGGCATCCGGATATGCCAAAGCGCCTGGAAAATGCCTACATTCTCACATGCAACGTTTCCCTAGAATATGAA AAGTCCGAAGTGAATTCGGGCTTTTTCTACAAGACAGCCGGAGATCGGGAGAAGTTTGTTCAGGCTGAACGGGAATTCATTGAACTGCGCTGCAAGAAGATCATCGAGCTGAAGAAGAAAGTGTGCGATGGCACAGATAAGACCTTCGTGGTGATCAACCAGAAGGGTATCGATCCCATGTCTCTGGATATGCTGGCCAAGGAGGGTATCCTAGCCCTTAGGCGTGCCAAGAGGAGGAATATGGAACGTCTGGCATTGGCTTGTGGCGGAAGTGCCATGAATTCCGTGGAAGATCTCCAGGAGTCCCATCTGGGATATGCAGGACTTGTGTATGAGCATGTCCTCGGAGAGGATAAGTACACTTTCGTGGAGAAATGCAAGAATCCCCAATCAGTGACAATTCTCATGAAAGCCCCCAACAAATACACCCTGACGCAGATTAAGGATGCCGTCAGGGATGGATTGAGAGCAATCAATAACACCATCGATGACAAATGTCTCATTCCCGGGGCAGGAGCCTTCGAGATTCGAGCCTACAATGAACTCATGAAGTTCAAGGATACCGTCAAG GGAAAATCTCGTTTGGGTGTCCAAGCATTCGCAGAAGCCCTCTTGGTGATCCCCAAAACTCTCGCACTGAACTCCGGGTACGATGCCCAGGACACCATTGTGAAGCTTCAGGAGGAAGATCGCTTGAATCCCGATCCAGTGGGATTTGATATTTTCACCGGAGAACCCATGA CGGTAGATTTGGGCGTCTATGACAATTACGTGGTCAAGAGACAAATAATCCGTTCGTGCTCAGTAATCGCCAGCAATCTGCTCCTAGTGGATGAGATCATGAGAGCAGGAATGACCAGCCTCAAGGGATAG